A window of the Thalassospira indica genome harbors these coding sequences:
- the rpoC gene encoding DNA-directed RNA polymerase subunit beta', producing the protein MNELMKIFGQPQGTQSFDQIRIQIASPERIRSWSFGEIKKPETINYRTFKPERDGLFCARIFGPVKDYECLCGKYKRMKYRGIICEKCGVEVTLAKVRRERMGHIELAAPVAHIWFMKSLPSRLGLLLDMTLKDLERILYFENYVVIEPGLTPLKMGELLSEDQYMTAQEEYGEDSFRAGIGAEAIRDMLAAIDLDEERETAKIDLKETNSEAKRKKLVKRLKLIEAFQESGARPEWMILEVIPVIPPELRPLVPLDGGRFATSDLNDLYRRVINRNNRLKRLIELRAPDIIVRNEKRMLQESVDALFDNGRRGRPITGANKRPLKSMSDMLKGKQGRFRQNLLGKRVDYSGRSVITVGPNLKLHQCGLPKKMALELFKPFVYAKLELYGMATTIKAAKRMVEKERAEVWDILEQVIREHPVMLNRAPTLHRLGIQAFEPTLIEGKAIQLHPLVCTAFNADFDGDQMAVHVPLSLEAQLEARTLMMSTNNILSPASGKPIIVPSQDIVLGLYYISMERDGQPGEGMSFVNIAEIEQALDEGVVNLHSKVNARYHTVDENNEPITVRVATTPGRMLLSELLPRHPRIPFSTINKLLTKKDVSNVIDVVYRHCGQKETVIFADRMMGLGFNWACKAGISFGKDDMIIPDAKEKLVGETHEKVKEYEQQYQDGLITRGEKYNKVVDAWAQCTDDVSEAMMKVISATAEGDNVNSVYMMAHSGARGSAAQMRQLAAMRGLMAKPDGSIIETPIISNFKEGLTVQEYFNSTHGARKGLADTALKTANSGYLTRRLVDVAQDCIITQHDCGTDRGLDIAAVVDSGEVIETLSDRILGRFTADEIVNPSTGEIIVPKNEMVEEDHLDLIEKAGVEMARIRSVLTCDAETGVCGHCYGRDLARGTTVNIGEAVGVIAAQSIGEPGTQLTMRTFHIGGAAQRGAEVSGVEANFDATVKLKNRAVVENSSGVNIVMARNLEILLIDKTGRERAKYRVPYGAKLLTDEGAQVTRGQKLAEWDPYTLPIITEKEGYVNYVDLLENVTIREVYDEATGIASKTVIDWKSMPKASDLKPRVTLRNENGEVINLDNGLEARYFLSVDAILSVENGQKVAAGDVLARIPREGSKTRDITGGLPRVAELFEARKPKEHAIISDIPGRVEFGKDYKNKRRVVVHPLEDSGLTEPVEYLIPKGKHLAVQEGDFVEQGDQLLDGSPVPHDILRVMGVPALADYLVNEIQEVYRLQGVKINDKHIEVIVRQMLQKVEITKPGDTTLLVGEIIDRVDFDAENERALKEGGELAEGAPVLQGITKASLQTHSFISAASFQETTRVLTEAAVSGKTDTLIGLKENVIVGRLIPAGTGAVMNRFRALAAERDKNVQIEAEEEIGDNFGPQSDTASLPAGE; encoded by the coding sequence ATGAACGAGTTGATGAAGATCTTCGGGCAGCCGCAGGGCACCCAGAGCTTCGATCAGATCCGGATTCAGATTGCCAGCCCGGAGCGTATCCGCTCCTGGTCTTTCGGCGAGATCAAGAAACCGGAAACCATCAACTACCGGACCTTCAAACCGGAGCGCGACGGCCTGTTCTGTGCGCGCATTTTTGGTCCGGTGAAGGACTACGAATGCTTGTGCGGCAAGTACAAGCGTATGAAGTATCGCGGCATTATCTGTGAGAAATGCGGCGTCGAAGTGACTCTGGCCAAAGTACGTCGTGAACGTATGGGCCATATCGAACTGGCGGCACCTGTTGCCCACATCTGGTTCATGAAGTCGCTGCCGAGCCGTCTGGGTCTGCTGCTGGATATGACGCTCAAGGATCTTGAGCGCATTCTGTACTTCGAAAACTATGTGGTTATCGAACCGGGCCTTACCCCGCTTAAAATGGGTGAGCTTCTGTCCGAAGACCAGTATATGACCGCCCAGGAAGAATATGGCGAAGACAGCTTCCGCGCCGGTATCGGTGCAGAGGCCATCCGCGATATGCTTGCGGCGATCGACCTTGATGAAGAACGCGAAACCGCGAAAATCGACCTCAAGGAAACCAATTCCGAAGCCAAGCGCAAGAAGCTGGTCAAGCGTCTCAAGCTGATTGAGGCCTTCCAGGAATCTGGCGCACGCCCGGAATGGATGATCCTTGAAGTGATCCCGGTTATTCCGCCGGAACTGCGCCCGCTGGTTCCGCTGGATGGTGGCCGTTTCGCGACCTCGGATCTGAACGATCTTTACCGTCGTGTGATCAACCGTAACAACCGTCTGAAGCGCCTGATCGAGCTTCGTGCGCCTGATATCATCGTGCGTAACGAAAAACGTATGCTTCAGGAATCGGTTGACGCGCTGTTTGATAACGGCCGTCGCGGTCGTCCGATCACCGGTGCCAACAAGCGTCCGCTCAAATCGATGTCGGACATGCTTAAAGGTAAGCAGGGTCGTTTCCGTCAGAACCTTCTGGGTAAACGCGTCGACTATTCCGGTCGTTCGGTTATTACCGTGGGTCCGAACCTGAAACTGCACCAGTGCGGTCTGCCGAAGAAAATGGCGCTCGAACTGTTCAAGCCGTTCGTTTACGCGAAGCTGGAACTGTACGGGATGGCGACCACCATCAAGGCTGCAAAGCGCATGGTGGAAAAAGAGCGTGCCGAAGTTTGGGATATCCTTGAACAGGTTATCCGTGAACATCCGGTCATGCTTAACCGCGCACCGACGCTTCACCGTCTTGGTATTCAGGCGTTCGAGCCTACCCTGATCGAAGGTAAGGCCATCCAGCTGCACCCGCTCGTTTGTACTGCGTTTAACGCGGACTTCGACGGTGACCAGATGGCTGTTCACGTACCGCTGTCGCTTGAAGCCCAGCTTGAAGCACGTACCCTGATGATGTCGACCAACAACATCCTGTCGCCGGCATCGGGTAAACCGATCATCGTGCCGTCGCAGGACATCGTCCTCGGTCTGTACTACATCTCCATGGAGCGTGATGGTCAGCCGGGCGAGGGCATGTCGTTTGTCAACATCGCCGAGATCGAGCAGGCTCTGGATGAAGGTGTTGTAAACCTGCATTCCAAGGTCAATGCCCGTTACCACACGGTTGATGAAAACAACGAACCGATCACCGTTCGTGTTGCCACCACCCCGGGCCGCATGTTGCTGTCGGAACTTCTGCCGCGTCATCCGCGCATTCCGTTCTCGACCATCAACAAGCTGCTGACCAAGAAAGACGTCTCGAACGTTATCGACGTCGTCTATCGTCACTGTGGCCAGAAAGAGACCGTTATCTTTGCTGACCGCATGATGGGCCTTGGTTTCAACTGGGCATGTAAAGCCGGTATTTCGTTTGGTAAGGATGACATGATCATTCCGGACGCCAAGGAAAAGCTGGTTGGCGAGACCCATGAAAAGGTCAAGGAATACGAGCAGCAGTACCAGGATGGTCTCATCACCCGTGGTGAGAAATACAACAAGGTTGTTGACGCCTGGGCACAGTGCACCGACGACGTTTCCGAAGCGATGATGAAAGTCATCTCGGCAACGGCTGAAGGTGACAATGTGAACTCGGTTTACATGATGGCGCACTCCGGTGCCCGTGGTTCTGCCGCCCAGATGCGTCAGCTGGCTGCTATGCGTGGCCTGATGGCGAAACCGGATGGCTCGATCATCGAGACGCCGATTATTTCGAACTTTAAAGAAGGCCTGACCGTGCAGGAGTACTTCAACTCCACTCACGGTGCTCGTAAAGGTCTGGCTGATACCGCACTGAAAACGGCGAACTCGGGTTACCTGACCCGTCGTCTCGTTGACGTGGCTCAGGACTGCATCATCACTCAGCATGATTGCGGTACCGATCGTGGCCTCGACATCGCAGCCGTCGTCGACTCCGGTGAGGTTATCGAAACCCTTTCCGATCGTATCCTCGGTCGTTTCACCGCTGACGAGATTGTCAATCCGTCGACCGGTGAAATCATCGTACCGAAGAACGAAATGGTCGAAGAAGATCACCTTGATCTGATCGAAAAGGCTGGCGTCGAAATGGCGCGTATCCGTTCGGTTCTGACCTGTGACGCCGAAACCGGTGTTTGCGGCCATTGCTATGGTCGTGACCTGGCCCGCGGTACCACGGTCAACATCGGTGAAGCTGTCGGTGTTATCGCCGCACAGTCGATCGGTGAACCGGGTACCCAGCTGACCATGCGTACGTTCCACATTGGTGGTGCCGCGCAGCGTGGTGCAGAAGTTTCCGGTGTCGAAGCAAACTTCGATGCCACCGTGAAACTGAAAAACCGCGCGGTTGTTGAGAACTCGTCGGGCGTGAACATCGTCATGGCGCGTAACCTCGAGATCCTGTTGATCGACAAGACCGGTCGTGAACGTGCGAAATATCGTGTTCCGTATGGTGCGAAACTTCTGACCGATGAAGGCGCGCAGGTTACCCGTGGCCAGAAACTGGCTGAATGGGATCCGTACACCCTGCCGATCATCACCGAGAAAGAAGGTTACGTGAACTATGTCGACCTTCTCGAGAACGTAACCATTCGCGAAGTCTATGACGAAGCGACCGGTATCGCCTCGAAGACGGTTATCGACTGGAAGAGCATGCCGAAGGCATCCGACCTTAAGCCGCGCGTTACCCTGCGTAACGAAAACGGCGAGGTCATCAACCTGGATAACGGTCTTGAAGCCCGTTACTTCCTCTCGGTTGATGCTATTCTCTCGGTCGAGAACGGTCAGAAGGTCGCTGCTGGTGATGTGCTTGCGCGTATCCCGCGTGAAGGTTCGAAAACCCGTGACATTACCGGTGGTCTGCCGCGCGTTGCCGAGCTGTTCGAAGCCCGTAAACCGAAAGAACACGCGATTATCTCGGATATCCCGGGTCGCGTCGAATTCGGCAAGGACTACAAGAACAAGCGTCGCGTCGTGGTTCATCCGCTCGAAGACTCGGGTCTGACCGAACCGGTCGAATACCTGATCCCGAAAGGCAAGCACCTTGCCGTTCAGGAAGGCGACTTCGTCGAACAGGGCGATCAGCTTCTTGATGGTTCACCGGTTCCGCACGACATTCTGCGTGTTATGGGCGTTCCGGCACTGGCAGATTACCTGGTCAACGAGATCCAGGAAGTCTACCGTCTGCAGGGCGTGAAGATTAACGACAAGCACATCGAAGTCATCGTACGTCAGATGCTGCAGAAAGTGGAAATCACCAAACCGGGTGACACCACGCTTCTGGTTGGCGAAATCATTGACCGCGTTGATTTTGATGCTGAAAACGAACGTGCTCTTAAAGAAGGCGGCGAACTGGCCGAAGGCGCACCGGTCCTCCAGGGGATCACCAAAGCCTCGCTCCAGACGCACTCCTTCATTTCGGCCGCGTCGTTCCAGGAAACCACGCGCGTTCTTACCGAGGCTGCTGTCTCGGGCAAAACCGATACTCTTATCGGTCTGAAAGAGAACGTCATCGTGGGGCGTCTGATCCCGGCTGGTACCGGTGCGGTGATGAACCGCTTCCGTGCACTGGCTGCCGAACGCGACAAGAATGTACAGATCGAAGCAGAAGAGGAAATCGGCGACAACTTTGGTCCGCAATCCGATACTGCTTCACTGCCGGCAGGCGAATAA
- the rpsL gene encoding 30S ribosomal protein S12, which produces MPTINQLIRKSRTPRTQRDMVPALEACPQKRGVCTRVYTTTPKKPNSALRKVARVRLTNGYEVTSYIPGEGHNLQEHSVVMIRGGRVKDLPGVRYHIIRGTLDTQGVKDRKQRRSKYGAKRPK; this is translated from the coding sequence ATGCCCACTATTAACCAGTTGATCCGCAAGTCGCGGACTCCGCGCACCCAGCGCGATATGGTTCCGGCACTGGAAGCATGCCCGCAGAAACGCGGCGTTTGCACCCGTGTCTATACCACTACCCCGAAGAAGCCGAACTCGGCACTTCGTAAGGTTGCTCGTGTTCGTTTGACCAACGGCTACGAAGTTACCTCTTACATTCCGGGTGAAGGCCACAACCTGCAAGAACACTCCGTCGTAATGATCCGCGGCGGCCGTGTAAAAGATTTGCCGGGTGTCCGTTACCACATCATTCGCGGTACCCTCGATACGCAGGGTGTCAAAGACCGTAAACAGCGTCGTTCGAAATACGGCGCGAAGCGTCCGAAATAA
- the rpsG gene encoding 30S ribosomal protein S7: MSRRHAAEKREVLPDAKYGDKVLTKFMNGLMLDGKKSAAEKIVYGALEVMEGKGADPVAQFHEAMDNVKPNVEVRSRRVGGATYQVPVEVRSERRQALAIRWLVDAARKRSETTMVGRLAGELMDAANNRGSAVKKREDTHRMAEANKAFAHYRW; encoded by the coding sequence ATGTCACGTCGTCACGCTGCTGAAAAGCGCGAAGTTCTGCCTGACGCCAAATATGGCGATAAGGTTCTGACCAAGTTCATGAACGGTCTGATGCTGGATGGTAAAAAATCCGCAGCTGAAAAGATCGTTTATGGTGCCCTGGAAGTTATGGAAGGCAAGGGTGCAGACCCTGTTGCCCAGTTCCACGAAGCCATGGATAACGTGAAGCCGAACGTCGAAGTTCGTTCGCGCCGTGTTGGTGGTGCTACCTATCAGGTTCCGGTTGAAGTTCGTTCCGAGCGTCGTCAGGCTCTGGCCATTCGTTGGCTGGTTGACGCTGCGCGCAAACGTTCCGAGACCACCATGGTTGGTCGTCTTGCAGGCGAACTGATGGACGCAGCCAACAACCGTGGCTCGGCCGTCAAGAAACGCGAAGATACCCACCGTATGGCCGAAGCCAACAAGGCTTTCGCTCATTATCGCTGGTAA